From Gemmobacter sp., one genomic window encodes:
- a CDS encoding 3-isopropylmalate dehydratase large subunit: MTVPLTLAQKLVARASGRAAPLPGEIVTARIDLAMIHDSGGPRRVGPMLAEMGRKIWDPDRVALVSDHFVPGDTPAAAAILDLTRRFARDEGIARFFDGQGICHAVLPENGLVRPGMFIVGGDSHSPTGGAFGAYMFGVGATDMAGALAQGETWLTVPHTIRMDFSGRLRPGVSAKDIMLFLCGRFGMGGGKSQAVEYAGEAIAALPMQERMTLANMTAELGGQAGLIAPDQTTVDHIRAHGGEVADGWEQWRSDDGASYLEHHQFDASALEPQVAAPHSPANSRDIADYGDQPLDLAYIGACTGAKLADMRMAATVLRGQKIAKGFRLLLAPSTRRDQDLAAAEGTLGVLTDAGAELLPNACGICAGYGSARLGEHVRAISTTARNFKGRMGADSSQVWLASPYTVAASAIQGRIADPRPYLEGAA; encoded by the coding sequence ATGACCGTCCCCCTGACCCTTGCGCAAAAGCTGGTGGCCCGCGCCTCGGGCCGCGCAGCCCCGCTGCCAGGCGAGATCGTGACCGCCCGCATCGACCTTGCCATGATCCACGATTCGGGCGGCCCCCGCCGCGTGGGGCCCATGCTGGCCGAAATGGGCCGCAAGATCTGGGATCCCGACCGCGTGGCACTGGTCAGCGACCATTTCGTGCCGGGCGATACCCCGGCGGCGGCGGCCATCCTGGACCTGACCCGCAGGTTCGCCCGCGACGAAGGCATTGCCAGATTCTTTGACGGCCAGGGCATCTGCCATGCCGTCCTGCCGGAAAACGGCCTGGTGCGGCCGGGCATGTTCATCGTCGGCGGCGACAGCCATTCCCCCACCGGCGGCGCGTTCGGCGCCTATATGTTCGGCGTCGGCGCCACCGACATGGCGGGCGCGCTGGCGCAGGGCGAAACCTGGCTGACCGTGCCCCATACCATCCGCATGGACTTTTCCGGCCGCCTGCGCCCCGGCGTTTCGGCCAAGGACATCATGCTGTTCCTGTGCGGCCGGTTCGGCATGGGCGGGGGCAAGTCGCAGGCTGTGGAATACGCGGGCGAGGCCATTGCCGCCCTGCCGATGCAGGAACGCATGACGCTGGCCAACATGACCGCCGAACTGGGCGGACAGGCCGGGCTGATCGCGCCGGACCAGACCACGGTGGACCATATCCGCGCCCATGGCGGCGAGGTGGCGGACGGCTGGGAGCAGTGGCGGTCGGACGACGGCGCCAGCTATCTGGAACATCACCAGTTCGACGCCAGCGCGCTGGAGCCGCAGGTGGCGGCACCCCACAGCCCGGCCAATTCGCGCGATATTGCCGATTACGGCGATCAGCCGCTGGATCTGGCCTATATCGGCGCCTGCACCGGGGCAAAACTGGCCGACATGCGCATGGCGGCCACCGTTTTGCGCGGACAAAAGATTGCCAAGGGGTTCCGTCTGCTGCTGGCGCCATCGACCCGGCGGGACCAGGATCTGGCGGCGGCCGAAGGCACGCTGGGCGTGCTGACCGATGCGGGCGCCGAGCTGTTGCCGAATGCCTGCGGCATCTGCGCCGGCTACGGATCTGCCCGGCTGGGCGAGCATGTGCGGGCCATCTCGACCACCGCGCGCAACTTCAAGGGCCGGATGGGCGCCGACAGCTCGCAGGTCTGGCTGGCCTCGCCCTATACGGTTGCGGCATCGGCCATTCAGGGCCGCATCGCCGACCCCCGCCCCTATCTGGAGGGTGCCGCATGA
- a CDS encoding GntR family transcriptional regulator produces the protein MTQAAPRKDPEAAALPVVSLAAKVPLYQQIFLILRDQIMSGTYNAGDVLPSEFELGRIYGVSRITAKQALAELAAAGLAKRYRGKGTVVSDTPKPPPLRASVSDWMNFTVTMGRRTKVRVIDMTEASANSEEAAALRLEEGAPVCRWLRVRLHHDQPFSVLRVVVPGAVGAGIGREDLETTPLLDLLQARGHRIGEAQQVITATLADQSLAALLELDVGSPLLKVIRIVHDAAGAPVEYLTAFYRPDRYQLEIVLSSENKLLKLGDPSQDIFRKDEPT, from the coding sequence ATGACGCAAGCCGCCCCCCGCAAGGATCCCGAAGCCGCCGCCCTGCCGGTTGTCAGCCTGGCGGCCAAGGTGCCGTTGTATCAACAGATTTTCCTGATCCTGCGCGACCAGATCATGTCTGGCACCTACAATGCCGGCGATGTGCTGCCGTCCGAATTCGAACTGGGCCGCATCTATGGCGTGTCGCGCATCACCGCGAAACAGGCGCTGGCGGAACTTGCGGCGGCGGGGCTGGCCAAACGTTATCGCGGCAAGGGCACCGTGGTCAGCGACACGCCCAAGCCGCCGCCGCTGCGTGCCTCGGTGTCGGACTGGATGAACTTCACCGTCACCATGGGCCGGCGCACCAAGGTGCGCGTCATCGACATGACCGAGGCCAGCGCCAACAGCGAGGAAGCCGCGGCCCTGCGGCTGGAGGAAGGCGCCCCCGTCTGCCGCTGGCTGCGCGTGCGCCTGCACCATGACCAGCCGTTTTCCGTGCTGCGCGTGGTGGTTCCGGGTGCCGTGGGCGCCGGAATCGGGCGCGAGGATCTGGAAACCACCCCGCTGCTGGATCTGTTGCAGGCCCGCGGCCACCGCATTGGCGAGGCGCAGCAGGTGATCACCGCCACGCTGGCCGACCAGTCGCTGGCGGCCTTGCTGGAACTGGATGTCGGCAGCCCGCTGCTGAAGGTCATCCGCATCGTCCATGATGCCGCCGGCGCGCCCGTTGAATACCTGACCGCCTTCTACCGCCCCGACCGCTACCAGCTGGAAATCGTGCTTTCCAGCGAAAACAAGCTGTTGAAGCTGGGCGACCCCTCGCAGGACATCTTCCGAAAAGACGAACCGACATGA
- a CDS encoding alpha/beta fold hydrolase, which produces MMADCAKTGVTRAFLDLPHGQIHLRMARPAGAASGLPVVLLHQSPGSAKQLEGHLAAFARAGRMAYAPDTPGNGDSDPLPQEVPTIADLAAAQYDAICQLIPQGRFDLYGSHTGASIAMEIAIAHPDRVASLTIDGMGLYSPELQADMLANYAREIAPDAEATHLMKVWHFCRDQFLFWPYYNRVAAGRLPNGVPETEEFHDFVVEVLKAMRTYHRSYRAAFRHPKRDRLPLISVPVVLACSGSDMLAGYADELRRLVPHAVMAELPAWGTPDYAANAVARILDALPAPKVAA; this is translated from the coding sequence ATGATGGCTGATTGTGCGAAAACGGGCGTGACGCGGGCTTTTCTGGACCTGCCGCATGGGCAGATCCACCTGCGGATGGCGCGCCCTGCCGGGGCGGCCAGCGGCCTGCCGGTCGTGCTGCTGCACCAGTCGCCCGGGTCCGCCAAGCAGCTGGAAGGGCACCTTGCCGCCTTTGCCCGCGCGGGCCGCATGGCCTATGCCCCCGATACCCCCGGCAATGGCGACAGCGACCCGCTGCCGCAGGAGGTGCCGACCATCGCCGATCTGGCCGCCGCGCAATATGACGCGATCTGCCAGCTGATCCCGCAGGGGCGATTCGACCTGTATGGCTCGCATACCGGCGCCTCGATCGCGATGGAGATCGCGATTGCCCACCCCGACCGGGTGGCCAGCCTGACCATTGACGGGATGGGGCTGTATTCGCCCGAGTTGCAGGCCGACATGCTGGCGAACTATGCCCGCGAGATCGCCCCCGATGCCGAAGCCACCCATCTGATGAAGGTTTGGCATTTCTGCCGCGACCAGTTCCTGTTCTGGCCCTATTACAACCGCGTCGCGGCCGGCCGGCTGCCCAACGGCGTGCCGGAAACCGAGGAATTCCACGATTTCGTCGTCGAGGTGTTGAAGGCGATGCGGACCTATCATCGGTCCTACCGCGCCGCGTTCCGCCACCCCAAGCGCGACCGCCTGCCGCTGATTTCCGTGCCGGTCGTGCTGGCCTGTTCCGGGTCGGACATGCTGGCCGGCTATGCCGATGAACTGCGCCGGTTGGTGCCCCATGCGGTCATGGCAGAACTGCCCGCCTGGGGTACGCCGGACTATGCCGCCAATGCCGTGGCCCGCATCCTGGACGCGCTGCCCGCGCCAAAGGTGGCCGCATGA
- a CDS encoding TRAP transporter small permease, with translation MSLIRGLDRLVEFVCAALLVMFTGLVLYSVTMRYAFHAPPMWGEDIPKLLFVWMSFVGGGVCYLRNQNIRMTGVVERMSRGPRRIIEVIMHLGILAMLLCIIWYSQPVLKLAARNTVYSTGLSDIWTYLALPVASLLFIAHSSMRIVHILRGGVDEDPLISTH, from the coding sequence ATGTCGCTGATTCGAGGCCTTGACCGGCTGGTAGAGTTCGTATGCGCGGCGCTGCTGGTCATGTTCACCGGACTGGTGCTGTATTCCGTGACGATGCGCTATGCGTTCCACGCCCCGCCGATGTGGGGCGAGGATATTCCCAAGCTGCTGTTCGTCTGGATGAGCTTCGTGGGCGGCGGCGTGTGCTATCTGCGCAACCAGAACATCCGCATGACCGGCGTGGTGGAACGGATGTCGCGCGGCCCCCGCCGGATCATCGAGGTGATCATGCATCTGGGCATCCTTGCCATGCTGCTTTGCATCATCTGGTATTCCCAGCCGGTGCTGAAGCTGGCCGCGCGCAACACCGTCTATTCGACCGGCCTGTCCGATATCTGGACCTATCTGGCGCTGCCGGTGGCCAGCCTGCTGTTCATCGCGCATTCGTCCATGCGGATCGTCCATATCCTGCGCGGCGGGGTCGATGAAGACCCGCTGATCAGCACGCACTGA
- a CDS encoding TRAP transporter large permease, which translates to MLLTLLIVLLFLFIFLGMDIAWSIGLSSLIYIGLTQFSPRPINPVLFVQELTAGVDSFTLLSIPMFILAGELMSRTSVVPRLIEMAYAFVGHKPGGLGNVCITANLFMAGTSGSAVADAAAIGTAMVPQMEQRGYPRRYAAGIISAAACMAPIIPPSIMFILLGAIANISVGQLFMAGIIPGFIMYFALTAVNRWLAVRNGFERGEKAGWPERRRMILRGLPALGAPVIVVLTKVMGIATPTESAAIVVLYVMALGVFFYRDLSLSVFVRSAMGAAMTSAAIMMTVATSQIFGTLAIMAGVGTVVETGLRAISENPWIILLIVNIALIILGTVMEPVPLMLILSPILFPMLGAMGIDPIHLGVVLVFNLVLGGVTPPVGLNLFIMARVSRLPMMEVFRGGLPFYLVLYAVLMLLTYVPQLTLFIPELLMR; encoded by the coding sequence ATGCTGCTGACCCTCCTCATCGTCCTGCTGTTCCTGTTCATCTTCCTGGGCATGGACATTGCCTGGTCGATCGGCCTGTCGTCGCTGATCTACATCGGGCTGACGCAGTTTTCGCCGCGCCCCATCAACCCCGTCCTGTTCGTGCAGGAACTGACGGCCGGGGTCGACAGTTTTACCCTGCTGTCGATCCCCATGTTCATCCTGGCGGGGGAACTGATGTCGCGCACCTCGGTGGTGCCGCGGCTGATCGAGATGGCCTATGCCTTTGTCGGGCACAAGCCGGGTGGGCTGGGCAACGTCTGCATCACCGCGAACCTGTTCATGGCCGGCACCTCGGGGTCTGCCGTGGCCGATGCGGCGGCCATCGGCACCGCGATGGTGCCCCAGATGGAACAGCGCGGCTACCCCAGGCGCTATGCCGCCGGCATCATCTCGGCCGCCGCCTGCATGGCGCCGATCATCCCGCCGTCGATCATGTTCATCCTGCTGGGGGCGATCGCCAACATCTCGGTCGGGCAACTGTTCATGGCGGGCATCATTCCCGGCTTCATCATGTATTTCGCGCTGACGGCGGTGAACCGCTGGCTGGCGGTGCGCAACGGGTTCGAACGGGGCGAAAAGGCCGGCTGGCCCGAACGCCGCCGGATGATCCTGCGGGGCCTGCCCGCGCTGGGGGCGCCGGTGATCGTGGTGCTGACCAAGGTGATGGGCATTGCCACCCCCACCGAATCCGCCGCCATCGTGGTGCTGTATGTGATGGCGCTGGGGGTGTTTTTCTACCGCGACCTGTCGCTGTCGGTGTTCGTCCGCTCGGCCATGGGGGCGGCGATGACCTCGGCCGCCATCATGATGACGGTGGCCACCTCGCAGATCTTCGGCACGCTGGCGATCATGGCCGGGGTGGGCACGGTGGTGGAAACGGGCCTGCGGGCGATTTCGGAAAACCCCTGGATCATCCTGCTGATCGTCAACATCGCGCTGATCATCCTGGGCACGGTGATGGAGCCGGTGCCGCTGATGCTGATCCTGTCGCCCATCCTGTTCCCGATGCTGGGGGCAATGGGCATCGACCCGATCCACCTGGGCGTGGTGCTGGTGTTCAACCTGGTGCTGGGCGGCGTCACGCCGCCGGTGGGTCTGAACCTGTTCATCATGGCCCGTGTCTCCCGCCTGCCCATGATGGAGGTGTTCCGCGGCGGGCTGCCCTTCTACCTCGTTCTCTACGCCGTCCTGATGCTGCTGACCTATGTGCCGCAGCTGACCCTGTTCATCCCCGAACTTCTGATGCGCTAA
- a CDS encoding TRAP transporter substrate-binding protein — protein MPINLTRRTMLQLAGAGAAALTLPAGMAHAATKLRYGNAGNPTSLSNVFNQKLSDAIAAKTKGELSMEIFAGSLGGEQKLLDSMSLGSLDMYNGAYTGTREFDILYSPGFFRDGVHAKAVIDSEIGAKASAVLGDRYGARLLGVGRLGGYNLMLRKPISSLSELKGLKIRSAQIEGCIEGLKHFGAIPTPIPFNEIYLAVQQGIVDGVLTALSPGVAGKFYEVAKYVVEADFGLALDKEAISVASWNALSPDYQQILATTFTEMEETDYYGASIGGKQKDLGIWSGANGADSILKLDAASLAKDLEPLNRRLADEVYGAGAWDKIKAL, from the coding sequence ATGCCTATCAATCTGACCCGACGGACCATGCTGCAACTGGCCGGAGCCGGTGCCGCCGCGCTGACCCTGCCTGCGGGCATGGCCCATGCGGCCACCAAGCTGCGCTATGGCAATGCCGGCAACCCCACCAGCCTGTCGAACGTGTTCAACCAGAAGCTGTCCGACGCCATCGCCGCCAAGACCAAGGGCGAACTGTCGATGGAGATCTTCGCCGGATCGCTGGGTGGCGAACAGAAGCTGCTGGATTCCATGTCGCTGGGTTCGCTCGACATGTACAACGGCGCCTATACCGGCACGCGGGAATTCGACATCCTGTATTCGCCCGGCTTCTTCCGTGACGGCGTGCATGCCAAGGCGGTGATCGATTCCGAAATCGGTGCCAAGGCCTCGGCCGTGCTGGGCGACCGCTATGGCGCGCGCCTGCTGGGCGTCGGCCGTCTGGGCGGCTACAACCTGATGCTGCGCAAGCCGATTTCCTCGCTGAGCGAGCTGAAGGGGCTGAAGATCCGTTCCGCCCAGATCGAAGGCTGCATCGAAGGGCTGAAGCATTTCGGCGCCATCCCGACGCCGATCCCGTTCAACGAAATCTACCTGGCCGTCCAGCAGGGCATCGTCGATGGCGTGCTGACCGCGCTCAGCCCGGGTGTGGCCGGCAAGTTCTACGAAGTGGCGAAATACGTGGTCGAGGCCGATTTCGGCCTGGCGCTGGACAAAGAGGCGATCTCGGTCGCCAGCTGGAACGCGCTGTCGCCGGACTACCAGCAGATCCTGGCCACCACCTTCACCGAGATGGAGGAAACCGATTATTACGGCGCCTCGATCGGCGGCAAACAGAAGGATCTGGGAATCTGGTCGGGCGCCAACGGGGCCGACAGCATCCTGAAACTGGATGCCGCCAGCCTGGCCAAGGATCTGGAGCCGCTGAACCGCCGTCTGGCCGACGAGGTGTACGGCGCCGGCGCCTGGGACAAGATCAAGGCCCTGTAA
- a CDS encoding IclR family transcriptional regulator domain-containing protein, producing the protein MTIPDRDIMGGLAKGLAVIESFGADTPRQTIAGVAAATGLDRATARRCLLTLAQQGYADWDGKFFTLTPRVLRLGTACLATMPLPQIVQPLLDRLSDQIGESSSVCILDGTDIVYVARAAQTKVMSIALMPGSRLPAHCTSMGRVLLAARPEAEARAMLGAGPLAARTPHTLTEPEAVMAELARIRAQGHAINDQEVEMGLRSLAVPLMDGHGRVVAAANVGVGAGRATVADMLARFLPGLLGLQADLRRLLR; encoded by the coding sequence ATGACGATCCCGGATCGCGACATCATGGGGGGGCTGGCCAAGGGGCTGGCGGTGATCGAATCCTTTGGTGCCGATACCCCGCGCCAGACCATTGCCGGGGTGGCCGCCGCCACGGGGCTGGACCGGGCGACGGCGCGGCGGTGCCTGCTGACGCTGGCGCAGCAGGGCTATGCGGATTGGGACGGCAAGTTCTTTACCCTGACGCCGCGGGTGCTGCGGCTGGGGACGGCCTGTCTGGCCACCATGCCCTTGCCGCAGATCGTGCAGCCGCTGCTGGACCGGCTGTCGGACCAGATCGGCGAAAGCAGTTCGGTGTGCATTCTGGACGGGACGGATATTGTCTATGTCGCGCGGGCGGCGCAGACCAAGGTGATGTCGATTGCCCTGATGCCGGGATCGCGCCTGCCGGCGCATTGCACCAGCATGGGGCGCGTGCTGCTGGCCGCCCGCCCCGAGGCCGAGGCGCGGGCGATGCTGGGCGCGGGGCCGCTGGCCGCCCGCACGCCGCATACCCTGACCGAGCCCGAGGCGGTGATGGCCGAACTGGCCCGCATCCGGGCGCAGGGCCATGCCATCAACGACCAGGAGGTCGAAATGGGCCTGCGGTCGCTGGCGGTGCCGCTGATGGATGGCCATGGCCGGGTGGTGGCGGCGGCGAATGTGGGCGTGGGGGCCGGGCGGGCCACGGTGGCCGATATGCTGGCCCGCTTCCTGCCCGGGCTGCTGGGGTTGCAGGCCGACTTGCGGCGGCTGTTGCGTTAG
- a CDS encoding 3-oxoacid CoA-transferase subunit A — MDKRVPDLASAVAGIQDGMTVMIGGFGGAGSPIELIHALIDRYRATGHPRDLVVVNNNAGNGHVGLAALIEAGMVRKLICSFPRSADPVVFTRMYLAGEIDLELVPQGTLAERIRAGGAGIPAFYTPTGFGTDLANGKPVADFDGRSYVQERWLKADYALVKAETADTHGNLTYRAAARNFGPLMCMAAATTVVQATRILAPGSIDPETVITPGIFVQQLVEVPHPQQEEDLNRANATYPLEA; from the coding sequence ATGGACAAACGGGTTCCCGACCTTGCCAGCGCCGTGGCTGGCATTCAGGACGGCATGACGGTGATGATCGGCGGCTTCGGCGGCGCCGGTTCCCCCATCGAGCTGATCCACGCCCTGATCGACCGCTACCGCGCCACTGGCCACCCGAGGGATCTGGTCGTGGTCAACAACAATGCCGGCAACGGCCATGTCGGCCTTGCCGCGCTGATCGAGGCGGGGATGGTCCGCAAGCTGATCTGTTCCTTCCCCCGCTCGGCCGATCCGGTGGTGTTCACCCGGATGTATCTGGCCGGGGAAATCGACCTAGAGCTGGTCCCGCAGGGCACGCTGGCCGAACGCATCCGCGCCGGCGGCGCCGGCATTCCGGCCTTTTACACCCCCACCGGCTTTGGCACCGACCTGGCGAACGGCAAGCCGGTGGCGGATTTCGACGGCCGCAGCTATGTGCAGGAACGCTGGCTCAAGGCCGATTACGCGCTGGTCAAGGCGGAAACCGCCGATACCCACGGCAACCTGACCTACCGCGCGGCGGCCCGCAACTTCGGCCCCTTGATGTGCATGGCGGCGGCCACCACGGTGGTGCAGGCCACCCGCATCCTGGCCCCGGGCAGCATCGACCCCGAAACCGTCATCACCCCCGGCATCTTCGTGCAGCAGCTGGTCGAGGTGCCCCACCCCCAGCAGGAAGAAGACCTGAACCGCGCCAATGCCACCTATCCGCTGGAGGCCTGA